The Pyrus communis chromosome 9, drPyrComm1.1, whole genome shotgun sequence genome has a segment encoding these proteins:
- the LOC137744643 gene encoding enolase — protein MATIQSIKARQIFDSRGNPTVEVDIILSDGTLARAAVPSGASTGVYEALELRDGGKDYLGKGVSKAVNNVNSIIGPALIGKDPSEQTAIDNFMVQQLDGTVNEWGWCKQKLGANAILAVSLAVAKAGASVKKIPLYKHIANLAGNKNLVLPVPAFNVINGGSHAGNKLAMQEFMILPVGASSFKEAMKMGVEVYHNLKSVIKKKYGQDATNVGDEGGFAPNIQENKEGLELLKTAIEKAGYTGKVVIGMDVAASEFYGSDKTYDLNFKEEKNDGSQKISGNALKDLYKSFASEYPIVSIEDPFDQDDWEHYAKMTAEVGEKVQIVGDDLLVTNPKRVEKAIKEKSCNALLLKVNQIGSVTESIEAVRMSKKAGWGVMASHRSGETEDTFIADLSVGLATGQIKTGAPCRSERLAKYNQLLRIEEELGSEAVYAGAKFRVPVEPY, from the exons ATGGCGACGATCCAGAGCATTAAGGCTAGGCAGATCTTCGACAGCCGTGGCAATCCCACCGTCGAG GTCGATATCATACTGTCCGATGGCACTTTGGCCAGAGCCGCTGTTCCAAGTGGTGCATCCACTG GAGTTTACGAGGCCCTTGAGCTGCGCGATGGAGGTAAAGACTACCTCGGAAAGGGTGTATCGAAG GCTGTGAACAATGTCAACTCAATCATCGGCCCTGCTTTGATCGGCAAG GACCCAAGTGAACAGACTGCTATTGACAACTTCATGGTTCAACAGCTCGATGGAACTGTTAACGAGTGGGGTTGGTGCAAACAAAAG CTTGGTGCAAATGCCATTCTGGCCGTGTCTCTTGCAGTCGCCAAGGCTGGCGCTAGCGTCAAGAAAATTCCTCTGTACAAG CATATCGCCAATCTTGCTGGCAACAAGAACTTAGTTTTGCCTGTTCCTGCTTTCAATGTCATCAACGGTGGATCGCATGCAGGAAACAAGCTTGCAATGCAGGAGTTCATGATTCTTCCTGTTGGAGCTTCCTCATTCAAGGAAGCCATGAAGATGGGCGTGGAAGTATATCACAACCTTAAG TCTGTGATTAAAAAGAAGTACGGTCAGGATGCAACCAATGTTGGTGATGAAGGTGGATTTGCTCCTAACATCCAG GAGAACAAGGAAGGTCTTGAATTGCTCAAGACAGCCATTGAGAAGGCTGGATACACCGGCAAA gTTGTCATTGGAATGGATGTTGCTGCATCTGAGTTTTATGGATCAGATAAAACCTATGATCTGAACTTCAAGGAAGAG AAAAATGATGGTTCCCAAAAGATCTCAGGAAATGCTCTAAAGGACCTCTACAAGTCATTTGCAAGTGAGTACCCTATTGTTTCAATTGAAGATCCATTTGACCAAGATGACTGGGAACACTATGCCAAGATGACAGCTGAAGTTGGAGAAAAAGTACAAATTGTGGGAGATGATCTGTTGGTCACCAACCCCAAG AGGGTTGAGAAGGCAATCAAGGAGAAATCTTGCAATGCTCTTCTTCTCAAG GTGAATCAAATTGGATCCGTAACTGAGAGCATTGAGGCTGTTAGAATGTCCAAGAAAGCTGGATGGGGTGTGATGGCCAGCCACCGCAGTGGAGAAACCGAGGATACCTTCATTGCTGATCTCTCCGTGGGTTTGGCCACG GGACAAATCAAGACAGGAGCTCCCTGTAGGTCGGAGCGTCTTGCCAAGTACAACCAG CTCTTGCGAATTGAGGAGGAGCTTGGTTCAGAGGCAGTGTATGCCGGAGCCAAGTTCCGCGTGCCTGTTGAGCCCTATTAG
- the LOC137744750 gene encoding peroxiredoxin-2E-2, chloroplastic-like yields MAATLTISRLLTAPKSLAFSTTSAAAAPKTSLFSSKSFSSKISYTPLPFKHSPRPKPLLRFSTTASKPISATIAVGDKLPEVTLSYLDAADDVQTVTVSDLTKSKKAVLFAVPGAFTPTCSQKHVPGFVEKSGELKAKGVETIACIAVNDVFVLKAWKENLNIGDEVLLLSDGNGDFTRAIGAELDLSDKPVGLGVRSRRYSLLAEDGVVKVLNLEEGGAFTSSGAEDILKVL; encoded by the coding sequence ATGGCAGCCACCCTCACAATCTCAAGGCTCCTCACAGCCCCCAAATCCCTCGCTTTCTCCACCACCAGCGCCGCCGCGGCGCCCAAAACATCTCTCTTCTCATccaaatccttctcctccaaaatCTCCTATACCCCCCTCCCCTTCAAGCACTCCCCCCGCCCAAAACCCCTCCTCCGCTTCTCCACCACCGCCTCCAAACCCATATCCGCCACCATCGCCGTCGGCGACAAGCTCCCCGAAGTCACCCTCTCCTATCTCGACGCCGCCGACGACGTCCAGACCGTAACTGTCTCCGACCTCACCAAATCCAAGAAGGCCGTCCTCTTCGCCGTCCCCGGCGCCTTCACCCCGACCTGCTCCCAGAAGCACGTCCCGGGATTCGTGGAGAAGTCGGGGGAGCTCAAGGCGAAGGGCGTCGAGACCATCGCCTGCATTGCGGTCAACGACGTCTTCGTGCTCAAGGCGTGGAAGGAGAATCTCAACATCGGCGACGAGGTGCTGCTGCTGTCCGATGGGAACGGCGATTTCACGAGGGCGATCGGGGCGGAGCTCGATTTGAGCGATAAGCCGGTGGGGCTGGGCGTCAGGTCCAGAAGGTACTCGCTTTTGGCGGAGGACGGAGTTGTTAAGGTCTTGAATTTGGAGGAAGGCGGTGCCTTTACTTCCAGTGGAGCTGAGGACATTCTCAAAGTCCTCTGA
- the LOC137744748 gene encoding pentatricopeptide repeat-containing protein At5g12100, mitochondrial-like — protein sequence MKFGFDVQPFAVLNPGFMIECRLRKLKMARHVYLHRKSILNALNKPQNPISVPLSFNLCTDSFANQTHKRQIEDPTENHKPTNLQEQQRHEQVRKLRVLLQQGRSETARRLIKFLILPDSPFSSPTELYTLFSLSAPSMKPTFCDMLLAACSESKMPNEAVELYSLMRKSDTRPCLASLNVMLECLVTSKQFGKTLEVFSEIFESGQGIRPDKFTYGKAIQASVKLGDLERAGQLVNSMKIKRISPGVFVYNVLLSGLCKEKKMRDAQKVFDEMVEGKVGPNLVTYNTMIDGYCKAGELEKAFELRERMKDENVEANMVTYNTMLSGLCRVKRMEDAKRILEEMEAHGFVPDGFTYSILFDGHFRCGDGEGSLALFEEANRKGVRINSYTCSIFLNGLCKEGNIEKAEDVLKKLMETGFAPDVVVYNTIVNGYCRRGEIDKAIFAIEQMEVRGLKPNCITFNSLIDKFCETKDMDMAEEWVKKMAKKGVIPNLETYNILINGYGQMCVFDKCFQILEVMENKGIKLNIVSYGSLVNGLCKDGRLLEAEIVLRDMVSRGVLPNAQIYNMLIGGSCTVGNLKDAFRFFDEMAKTGISPTLVTYNALIHGLCKKGRVMEAEDYVSQITSSCYSPDVITYNSLILGYSDAGNTQKCLELYETIKSLGMKPTLYTYHPLISGCSREDMALAENLYSEMLQMGLVPDRIVYNALIHGYAEHGDIQKALALHSEMVNQKIYVDRMTYNSLILGHFKQGKISEVKDLVNDMKAQGLAPKADTYNLLVKGHCELKDFSGAYFWYRELFKNGFLLNASTCHELTSGLQKEGRLREAEIVCTEMSVKGLNDCSSNEDVFSVANV from the coding sequence ATGAAATTTGGATTTGACGTTCAGCCCTTTGCAGTTTTAAACCCTGGGTTCATGATAGAATGCAGACTCCGAAAGTTGAAAATGGCAAGGCATGTCTACCTTCATCGGAAATCCATATTGAATGCCCTCAACAAACCCCAAAATCCAATCTCAGTCCCTCTCTCCTTCAATCTCTGCACTGACTCATTTGCCAACCAAACCCATAAACGACAGATTGAAGACCCAACAGAGAACCACAAGCCCACCAACCTCCAAGAGCAACAACGCCATGAGCAAGTCCGAAAGCTCCGAGTCCTCCTCCAGCAGGGTCGCTCTGAAACTGCACGGAGGCTCATCAAGTTTCTCATTCTCCCCGATTCACCCTTCTCTTCCCCGACTGAGCTCTACACCTTGTTTTCTCTCTCTGCACCCTCCATGAAACCCACATTCTGTGACATGCTTTTAGCAGCTTGTTCAGAGTCTAAGATGCCGAATGAAGCAGTAGAATTGTACAGTTTGATGAGGAAAAGTGATACGCGCCCTTGCTTAGCTTCTCTCAATGTGATGCTTGAATGTTTGGTGACTTCAAAACAGTTTGGCAAGACCCTTGAAGTGTTTTCAGAGATTTTCGAGTCGGGTCAGGGCATTCGACCTGATAAGTTCACGTATGGGAAGGCAATACAAGCTTCTGTAAAGTTAGGGGACCTGGAAAGGGCCGGTCAGCTAGTGAATTCAATGAAGATAAAGCGGATAAGTCCAGGTGTGTTTGTGTATAATGTTTTGCTCAGTGGGTTGTgtaaagagaagaaaatgagagacGCACAGAAGGTGTTTGATGAGATGGTTGAGGGAAAGGTGGGCCCAAATTTGGTTACGTACAATACGATGATTGATGGGTATTGTAAGGCTGGTGAGTTGGAGAAGGCCTTTGAATTGAGAGAGCGGATGAAGGATGAGAATGTGGAAGCTAATATGGTCACATATAATACAATGCTTAGTGGACTTTGTCGGGTGAAGAGAATGGAGGACGCGAAAAGGATTTTGGAAGAGATGGAAGCTCACGGCTTTGTGCCTGATGGTTTTACTTATAGTATACTCTTTGATGGGCATTTCAGGTGTGGGGATGGTGAGGGGTCACTGGCTTTATTTGAAGAAGCAAACAGGAAAGGTGTGAGGATTAATAGTTATACTTGTAGCATTTTTTTGAATGGCTTGTGCAAGGAAGGAAACATTGAGAAGGCAGAGGACGTTTTGAAGAAACTAATGGAAACTGGTTTTGCTCCAGATGTAGTGGTATATAATACTATCGTCAATGGTTATTGTCGAAGAGGTGAGATAGACAAAGCCATCTTTGCAATTGAACAAATGGAAGTTCGCGGGTTGAAGCCGAATTGCATCACCTTCAATTCTTTGATTGACAAGTTCTGTGAGACAAAGGATATGGATATGGCTGAGGAATGGGTGAAGAAGATGGCAAAGAAGGGAGTTATTCCAAATTTGGAGACGTATAACATCCTTATTAATGGCTACGGGCAGATGTGCGTATTTGATAAGTGTTTCCAGATTCTTGAAGTGATGGAAAATAAGGGGATTAAGCTAAATATTGTGAGCTATGGTTCTCTTGTAAATGGTTTATGCAAAGACGGGAGGCTTCTTGAAGCTGAGATAGTACTGAGGGACATGGTAAGCAGAGGGGTTTTGCCAAATGCACAAATATATAATATGCTCATTGGTGGTAGCTGTACAGTGGGGAACCTGAAAGATGCTTTCAGATTCTTCGATGAGATGGCGAAAACTGGGATAAGTCCAACACTTGTAACCTACAATGCACTCATTCATGGACTATGCAAGAAAGGACGGGTGATGGAAGCTGAAGATTATGTCTCCCAAATTACAAGTAGCTGTTATAGCCCGGATGTGATTACATACAACTCCCTAATTTTAGGTTATTCTGATGCAGGAAACACCCAGAAATGTCTGGAATTATATGAAACGATCAAGAGTCTGGGCATGAAACCTACTTTGTATACATATCATCCTCTAATTAGTGGATGTAGCAGGGAAGATATGGCATTGGCAGAGAATCTCTATAGTGAAATGCTACAGATGGGCTTGGTTCCTGATCGGATTGTATATAATGCACTCATTCACGGTTACGCAGAGCACGGAGACATTCAAAAGGCACTTGCTTTGCACTCTGAGATGGTAAACCAGAAGATTTATGTTGACAGGATGACATATAATAGCTTGATTCTGGGGCACTTCAAGCAAGGAAAAATTTCAGAGGTAAAGGACTTAGTAAATGATATGAAGGCTCAAGGACTGGCTCCTAAAGCTGATACGTATAACTTACTTGTTAAGGGACACTGCGAACTGAAGGACTTCAGTGGTGCATATTTTTGGTATAGGGAACTGTTTAAGAATGGTTTTCTTCTAAACGCCTCGACGTGCCATGAACTTACATCTGGCCTTCAAAAGGAGGGGAGGTTGCGAGAGGCCGAGATTGTCTGCACAGAAATGAGCGTCAAAGGATTGAATGACTGCAGTTCTAATGAGGATGTGTTTTCTGTTGCCAATGTATAG
- the LOC137745650 gene encoding glucomannan 4-beta-mannosyltransferase 9-like, translating to MTRMQEMSLDYHFTVEQEVGSSTHAFFGFNGTAGVWRIAAINEAGGWKDRTTVEDMDLAVRASLKGWKFVYLGSIQVKNELPSTFKAYRYQQHRWSCGPANLFRKMVMEIIRNKKVTCWKKVHVIYSFFFVRKIIAHINAFVFYCIVLPATVLVPEVVVPKWGGIYIPSLITLLNAVGTPRSIHLLVFWILFENVMSLHRTKATIIGLLEASRVNEWIVTEKLGDALKTLKVATKLPRKPRFRIGERLHLLELAVGLYLFFCGCYDFIFGKNYFYLFLYIQATAFFIIGFGYVGTFVPNS from the exons ATGACAAGAATGCAAGAAATGTCACTGGATTATCATTTTACTGTTGAACAAGAAGTGGGCTCCTCCACTCATGCCTTCTTTGGATTCAATG GGACTGCTGGTGTATGGAGAATTGCTGCAATCAATGAAGCCGGAGGATGGAAGGACCGGACGACAGTGGAAGATATGGATCTGGCTGTTCGAGCGAGTCTCAAGGGCTGGAAATTTGTATATCTTGGTAGTATACAG GTGAAGAATGAATTGCCAAGCACTTTCAAAGCCTACCGCTACCAACAGCACAGGTGGTCTTGCGGTCCAGCTAATCTTTTCAGGAAAATGGTCATGGAAATTATAAGGAACAAG AAAGTAACATGCTGGAAGAAGGTACATGTGATTTACAGCTTCTTCTTCGTCAGGAAGATCATAGCACATATCAACGCGTTTGTATTTTACTGCATTGTCTTGCCCGCAACTGTCCTGGTTCCTGAGGTTGTGGTGCCAAAGTGGGGAGGAATTTATATTCCTTCCTTGATTACCCTTCTCAATGCAGTTGGCACTCCAAG GTCAATCCACTTGTTGGTGTTCTGGATCCTATTTGAGAACGTCATGTCACTACACCGTACGAAGGCTACGATTATTGGTCTGCTAGAGGCTAGTCGAGTGAATGAATGGATCGTCACTGAGAAACTTGGAGATGCGCTCAAGACTTTGAAAGTGGCCACAAAATTACCCCGAAAACCTAGATTCAGGATCGGAGAAAG GCTTCATTTGTTAGAGCTAGCTGTTGGATTGTACCTCTTCTTCTGTGGCTGTTACGATTTCATCTTTGGGAAGAACTACTTCTACCTGTTCCTTTACATCCAAGCAACTGCCTTCTTTATCATTGGTTTCGGGTATGTTGGGACATTCGTTCCCAACTCTTAA